The Saccharomonospora glauca K62 genome has a segment encoding these proteins:
- a CDS encoding acyl-CoA dehydrogenase family protein: MTTAISTTDVSARPEERPDPLEAAREAVAAVHGGTRPEEALRDTGLLDLSAPWRPPVSPETLLSVGEELGHGDGALGRVFVAAQAAAVLHWAAPSPEGKLGEGSHVTGADEDSGVLTDDGSGAVLTGRWREVVGATTADWLVLPCRSGPRRVFALVPTTAVRRGHGVAGLLDDLAAPEVVCDGVTVAPERIVDASGPPSRGSRILPFPLHLRHIASGVALGIARRAVGEFVRTARHRSRAGAVQRMIEQPVLQRELTHAVQSFRAARELLDAETRRLTSGSPQAGALTRGGRVRLASAQLHAQRCALAAVRLVFSKAGGSALYSGHPLERAWRESETLSTHPLFGPEAERELARAQFGGYPSGAML, translated from the coding sequence GTGACCACAGCGATTTCCACGACGGACGTGTCCGCGCGTCCCGAGGAACGACCCGATCCACTGGAGGCGGCCCGCGAAGCGGTGGCGGCTGTACACGGCGGGACGCGGCCGGAGGAGGCACTCCGGGACACGGGACTGCTCGACCTGAGTGCCCCGTGGCGGCCACCGGTCTCACCCGAGACCCTGCTGAGCGTCGGTGAGGAACTCGGTCACGGCGACGGCGCGCTGGGCAGGGTGTTCGTCGCCGCGCAGGCCGCCGCCGTGCTGCACTGGGCGGCCCCCTCGCCGGAGGGGAAGCTCGGTGAGGGCTCCCACGTCACGGGAGCCGACGAGGACTCCGGGGTGCTCACCGACGACGGGTCCGGCGCGGTCCTCACCGGCCGGTGGCGGGAAGTCGTCGGCGCGACCACCGCGGACTGGCTCGTGCTGCCGTGCCGCTCGGGGCCTCGACGGGTCTTCGCCCTGGTGCCGACGACGGCGGTACGCCGAGGGCACGGCGTCGCGGGCCTGCTGGACGACCTCGCCGCGCCGGAGGTGGTCTGTGACGGCGTCACCGTCGCCCCGGAACGGATAGTCGACGCGAGTGGTCCGCCGTCGAGGGGATCGCGAATCCTGCCGTTCCCCCTGCACCTCAGACACATCGCCAGCGGGGTGGCACTCGGTATCGCCCGGCGCGCCGTCGGGGAGTTCGTCCGCACGGCACGACACCGCTCCCGAGCGGGGGCGGTGCAACGAATGATCGAGCAACCGGTGCTGCAACGCGAACTCACCCATGCCGTGCAGAGCTTCCGTGCCGCGAGGGAGCTGTTGGACGCCGAGACACGGCGGCTGACCTCCGGGTCCCCGCAGGCCGGTGCGTTGACACGGGGTGGCCGGGTCCGACTGGCGTCGGCCCAGCTGCACGCCCAGCGGTGCGCCCTCGCCGCCGTGCGCCTCGTGTTCAGCAAGGCGGGCGGCAGCGCGCTCTACAGTGGACATCCGTTGGAACGAGCCTGGCGCGAGTCGGAGACCCTGTCGACGCATCCGCTGTTCGGACCCGAGGCCGAACGGGAACTGGCGCGTGCGCAATTCGGTGGATACCCGTCCGGAGCCATGCTGTGA
- a CDS encoding ABC transporter ATP-binding protein, translating into MVRSGGADLVGHITKRHVGKIAVAVVLGLVAAAAGLAQPVFIGKLIDTVALGGELVWPIVVVLALFAAEAVLTSLQAYAMGRVGESIVYRARTTLVARVLGADYRAFSRHRIGDLTSRIVADTAMLRVSLSQSLASIVVDATMVLGGLVLMFLIDPLLLGITLGCLAVASVVSLLLARRLKTVAARQRTIMGDFSADLQRAIGALATVKACGAEEFERERIGALASAARRSGIKVSALSALLSPAMGIGLQISLAIVIVTGMSRVATGTLSAASLTAFIMYLFYLVSPLVTLFMAIGQLQQGRGAVGRINELADIEQEVPVRAPLRAMETATVPGVQLDEVRYEGVDFFHDDTQALHGVSFVAPGRGLTAVVGPSGSGKTTLLQLLMRFYAVDAGRITLGGQDIDTIPLPVLRTLVGYVQQESPTLRGTIAENLRYGHVRASDSEIQRVLVLSGLEPVVRRLPKGLDTELGEGGAGLSGGERQRLAIARTLLRKPSVLLLDEATSNLDSESELLLRRSITEIAKECTVISVAHRLSTVVDADRIVVLDAGRVQAVGTHEALLRDSPLYRRLTAIQLGDPSGPDVPAQPGNPVSGSLCGSLPVGQGGS; encoded by the coding sequence GTGGTGCGCTCGGGCGGTGCCGATCTCGTCGGCCACATCACGAAGCGGCACGTCGGCAAGATCGCCGTGGCCGTGGTGCTCGGGCTGGTGGCGGCCGCCGCGGGACTCGCGCAGCCCGTGTTCATCGGGAAACTCATCGACACCGTGGCACTCGGCGGGGAACTCGTCTGGCCCATCGTCGTGGTGTTGGCGTTGTTCGCCGCCGAAGCGGTGTTGACCTCCCTACAGGCGTACGCCATGGGCCGCGTCGGCGAGAGCATCGTCTACCGAGCCAGGACCACCCTCGTCGCTCGCGTGCTCGGCGCCGACTACCGGGCGTTCTCCCGGCACCGCATCGGCGACCTCACCTCCCGCATCGTCGCCGACACCGCGATGCTGAGGGTGTCGCTGTCGCAGAGCCTCGCCTCGATCGTCGTCGACGCGACGATGGTGCTCGGCGGGCTCGTGCTGATGTTCCTCATCGACCCGCTGCTGCTCGGCATCACGCTGGGCTGCCTGGCCGTCGCGAGCGTGGTCTCGCTGCTGCTCGCCCGGAGGTTGAAGACGGTCGCCGCCCGGCAACGCACGATCATGGGTGACTTCAGTGCCGACCTGCAGCGAGCCATCGGCGCGCTCGCCACGGTCAAGGCCTGCGGGGCCGAGGAGTTCGAGCGGGAACGCATCGGCGCGCTCGCGTCCGCCGCCCGCCGTTCCGGGATCAAGGTCAGCGCGCTGAGCGCACTGCTGTCCCCGGCGATGGGTATCGGCCTGCAGATCTCGCTCGCCATCGTGATCGTGACCGGGATGAGCCGCGTCGCCACCGGAACGCTGTCCGCGGCCTCGCTGACCGCGTTCATCATGTACCTGTTCTACCTCGTGTCACCGCTGGTGACGTTGTTCATGGCGATCGGGCAGCTCCAACAGGGGCGGGGAGCGGTCGGCCGGATCAACGAGCTCGCCGACATCGAACAGGAGGTGCCCGTGCGGGCACCTCTCCGGGCGATGGAGACCGCGACCGTGCCGGGAGTCCAGCTCGACGAGGTGCGGTACGAGGGAGTCGACTTCTTCCACGACGACACGCAGGCGCTGCACGGCGTCTCCTTCGTCGCCCCCGGCCGGGGCCTCACCGCCGTCGTGGGGCCGTCGGGCTCGGGCAAGACGACGCTGCTGCAACTGCTCATGCGCTTCTACGCCGTCGACGCCGGACGGATCACCCTCGGTGGCCAGGACATCGACACCATCCCGCTGCCCGTGCTGCGCACGCTCGTGGGCTACGTGCAGCAGGAAAGCCCCACGCTGCGGGGCACGATCGCGGAGAATCTGCGTTACGGGCACGTGAGGGCGAGCGACAGCGAGATCCAGCGGGTCCTGGTGCTCAGCGGACTCGAACCCGTGGTGCGGAGACTTCCCAAGGGACTCGACACCGAACTCGGCGAGGGTGGGGCCGGGTTGTCCGGCGGCGAGCGACAACGACTCGCCATCGCCCGCACCCTGCTACGGAAGCCCTCGGTACTGCTGCTCGACGAAGCGACGTCCAATTTGGACTCCGAATCGGAGCTGCTGCTGCGGCGAAGCATCACTGAGATCGCCAAGGAATGCACGGTGATCAGCGTCGCCCACCGGCTGTCCACGGTGGTGGACGCCGATCGAATCGTGGTGCTGGACGCGGGCCGGGTACAAGCGGTCGGCACCCACGAGGCGCTGCTGCGGGACAGCCCCTTGTACCGGCGGCTGACCGCGATCCAGCTCGGAGACCCGTCCGGCCCCGACGTGCCCGCGCAGCCGGGAAACCCCGTCTCCGGTTCACTGTGCGGCTCACTTCCCGTGGGACAAGGAGGTTCGTGA
- a CDS encoding alpha/beta fold hydrolase, which produces MKPRLVFASAVAAGIAVAAGVAHRLRSVPDWPEPPGDVTTVRGESLHHLSSAEGAGPTVVFESALSCPCTEWAWVIRELDGHLPYLAYDRPGNGWSSAHNPPRTAAEHAELLHDLLVARGLPGPYVLVGHSVGGLLVRVFADRYPGDVAGLVLVDSSHPDQLERSALQREGMPLVQQSIWTTYWRSRLGLPRPDDGFGALSDLPEELVDPSMRVMRRPEPWKAAGREFADWYTRWNDETRATTLGPELPVAVVTAGAQSSMDGAHARMQEELAQLTTVGHHDVVVGAQHDALVMRPEPAARITRAVDWVVRRHHATARQFSGRKG; this is translated from the coding sequence ATGAAACCGAGGTTGGTGTTCGCTTCGGCGGTGGCGGCGGGCATCGCGGTGGCAGCCGGGGTGGCACACCGCCTGCGCAGCGTCCCGGACTGGCCGGAACCGCCGGGGGACGTGACCACGGTGCGCGGCGAGTCCCTGCATCACCTCTCGTCGGCCGAGGGAGCCGGGCCGACCGTCGTGTTCGAAAGCGCGTTGTCGTGCCCCTGCACCGAGTGGGCGTGGGTGATACGCGAACTCGACGGTCACCTGCCGTACCTCGCCTACGACCGGCCCGGCAACGGGTGGAGCAGTGCCCACAACCCGCCACGGACGGCGGCCGAGCACGCGGAGCTGCTGCACGACCTGCTGGTGGCTCGTGGCCTGCCCGGCCCGTACGTCCTCGTCGGGCACTCGGTGGGCGGCCTGCTGGTCAGGGTCTTCGCCGACCGGTACCCCGGCGACGTGGCCGGACTGGTGCTCGTGGACTCCTCGCACCCGGACCAGCTCGAACGCTCGGCGCTGCAGCGCGAGGGCATGCCGCTGGTGCAGCAGAGCATCTGGACCACGTACTGGCGGTCGCGGCTGGGACTGCCCCGCCCCGACGACGGCTTCGGCGCGCTTTCCGATCTGCCCGAGGAGCTGGTCGATCCCAGCATGCGCGTCATGCGCAGGCCCGAGCCCTGGAAGGCGGCCGGACGTGAGTTCGCCGACTGGTACACCCGCTGGAACGACGAGACACGGGCCACGACGCTCGGCCCCGAACTCCCCGTCGCGGTCGTGACGGCGGGAGCGCAGTCCTCCATGGACGGCGCGCACGCTCGGATGCAGGAGGAGCTGGCTCAGCTCACCACCGTCGGCCACCACGACGTGGTCGTCGGCGCGCAACACGACGCGCTGGTCATGCGGCCCGAACCGGCCGCCCGCATCACCCGCGCCGTGGACTGGGTGGTGCGACGCCATCACGCCACCGCGCGGCAGTTCAGCGGACGGAAGGGATAG
- a CDS encoding acyl-CoA dehydrogenase family protein, with protein sequence MNEWAEKTVPVAAPAGRVWSLLATSQCWPWLFGTGISVDFAGREGGRTRYRLRKDETESEIEVVPAPNDRTVEVRHADRGVLTCRVDAVGHEAVSKWTVSPEAGEPLAAVWRTVESCAPAIEKTSRAIDTALAPDDPLDRAKALVPLARDRADDSRTARTLDPAVVTALRECGIFRIGLPRSLGGADLPARTVVAVVEELSRADSATGWCGFIGNQNAYAAWLPPDTLARMVGPDGSFVLAGSTAVLGTAEPTGDGGYRVNGRWRFNSGCLHADWIMAGVTVPAEDGTRVPRLVFVPWRRATVLDTWHVAGLAGTGSHDVVLADVEVPEDFVAPLFSGPSRAPDPLHRLSPYNIQGVLMVGLPLGLARRALDELDALLSSAAEACPDDLVVEAARLETRLEAARALALSTVDAYWDELRTRPQLTPRSAARLALVLRHAVDTAKHVVESVSAIAEHGGDAGAARTLRVLLRDVYGAGAHFACSDDVYLRNATRFAGRAGDP encoded by the coding sequence GTGAACGAGTGGGCCGAAAAGACCGTGCCGGTGGCCGCGCCCGCCGGACGGGTGTGGTCCCTGCTGGCGACGTCGCAGTGCTGGCCGTGGCTGTTCGGCACGGGAATCTCCGTGGACTTCGCGGGCCGCGAGGGCGGCCGAACGCGATACCGCCTGCGGAAGGACGAGACCGAGAGCGAGATCGAGGTCGTCCCCGCTCCGAACGACCGGACGGTCGAGGTGCGCCATGCTGATCGCGGTGTCCTGACCTGCCGTGTCGATGCCGTCGGGCACGAAGCCGTCAGTAAGTGGACGGTGAGTCCCGAAGCCGGGGAACCCCTCGCGGCCGTGTGGCGCACGGTCGAGTCCTGCGCTCCCGCGATCGAGAAGACCAGTCGAGCCATCGACACCGCGCTCGCCCCCGACGACCCGCTCGACCGCGCGAAGGCACTCGTTCCGCTCGCCCGCGACCGCGCCGACGACTCCCGGACCGCCCGCACGCTCGACCCCGCGGTGGTCACCGCGCTGCGCGAGTGCGGGATCTTCCGGATCGGACTGCCGCGTTCGCTCGGCGGCGCGGACCTGCCCGCCCGCACCGTCGTGGCCGTCGTCGAGGAGCTGAGCCGGGCCGACTCCGCCACCGGGTGGTGTGGCTTCATCGGCAACCAGAACGCCTACGCGGCGTGGCTGCCGCCCGACACGCTCGCGCGCATGGTGGGGCCGGACGGCTCCTTCGTCCTGGCGGGATCGACGGCGGTGCTGGGCACGGCCGAACCGACCGGCGACGGCGGCTACCGCGTCAACGGGCGGTGGCGGTTCAACAGCGGATGCCTGCACGCCGACTGGATCATGGCCGGGGTGACGGTGCCCGCCGAGGACGGGACACGGGTGCCCCGGCTGGTGTTCGTCCCGTGGCGACGAGCCACCGTGCTCGACACCTGGCACGTCGCCGGACTGGCGGGCACGGGTAGCCACGACGTCGTGCTCGCCGACGTGGAGGTGCCCGAGGACTTCGTCGCGCCCCTGTTCAGCGGCCCGTCCCGTGCCCCGGACCCTTTGCACCGGCTCAGCCCCTACAACATCCAGGGCGTGCTCATGGTCGGCCTGCCGCTCGGCCTGGCACGTCGCGCCCTCGACGAACTCGACGCGTTGCTGTCCTCGGCCGCGGAGGCGTGCCCGGACGACCTCGTCGTGGAGGCGGCCCGGTTGGAGACCCGCCTGGAGGCCGCTCGCGCGCTCGCGCTGAGCACAGTGGACGCGTACTGGGACGAACTGCGCACCCGGCCCCAGCTCACGCCGCGCTCGGCCGCGCGGTTGGCGCTCGTGCTCCGACACGCCGTGGACACGGCCAAGCACGTCGTCGAGAGCGTCTCGGCGATCGCGGAGCACGGCGGCGACGCCGGTGCGGCCCGGACCCTGCGCGTGCTGCTGCGCGACGTCTACGGCGCCGGCGCGCACTTCGCCTGTAGTGACGACGTGTACCTGCGCAACGCGACACGGTTCGCCGGACGTGCCGGGGACCCGTGA
- a CDS encoding M16 family metallopeptidase: MTRTIPPTRPPETITVPAHGRRRAATGLRVFAASRPAPLTEVRLYVPLPGAGHATTAAVLAEMLFAGRSRLRDRLDAIGGHLFAVAGADSLVVSGNALAAHTRELFTLLAGALREKVRSRPELHLARARIADGFRLARSRPELVVHQALSTIRYAGHPYGQPPPEPTVVDAVTEHDVIELWESLRPADATLCVVASAPVEQTLDLAAETFAEWRGSARPAPEEVPVPPPRPGPVTLVHRDSADRVLLRWGLDVVGPAHPELPAVELTHTALGGSYSCRLVETLRQRHGWAYTPSTSLLHQRRASLLVVSADVPTEAAEAVLDLVRDELRGLAENPVRGEELERARGKTLGAHALSLRSAAHVADVMLTLAEHDLELDAVERRVRKLHAVRESDMESVARRLFTPERATEVVLGDAVLLYAKLSAFYPVVHRSME; the protein is encoded by the coding sequence GTGACCCGAACGATTCCACCCACCCGGCCCCCGGAGACGATCACCGTGCCCGCGCACGGTCGACGACGAGCGGCGACGGGCCTTCGGGTGTTCGCCGCTTCCCGACCGGCGCCGTTGACCGAAGTGCGGTTGTACGTACCACTGCCCGGCGCGGGCCACGCGACGACCGCCGCCGTCCTGGCCGAGATGCTGTTCGCGGGCCGAAGCCGGCTGCGCGACCGGTTGGACGCCATCGGAGGACACCTGTTCGCCGTCGCGGGCGCCGACAGCCTCGTCGTCAGCGGCAACGCGCTCGCCGCCCACACCCGCGAGCTGTTCACGTTGCTCGCGGGCGCGTTGCGGGAAAAGGTCCGCTCCCGGCCCGAGCTGCACCTGGCTCGCGCGCGGATCGCCGACGGCTTCCGCCTGGCGCGCAGCCGTCCCGAACTCGTCGTGCACCAGGCGCTGAGCACCATCAGGTACGCGGGCCACCCTTACGGGCAACCCCCGCCCGAACCGACGGTGGTGGACGCGGTGACCGAGCACGACGTGATCGAGTTGTGGGAGTCGCTGCGCCCCGCCGACGCCACGCTGTGCGTGGTCGCCTCCGCCCCGGTCGAGCAGACCCTGGACCTCGCCGCCGAGACGTTCGCGGAATGGCGCGGGTCGGCGCGGCCCGCACCCGAGGAGGTCCCCGTTCCGCCACCACGCCCCGGCCCGGTGACGCTCGTGCACCGGGACTCGGCCGACCGGGTGTTGCTCCGGTGGGGGCTGGACGTCGTCGGGCCGGCCCATCCCGAGCTGCCCGCCGTCGAACTGACCCACACCGCGCTGGGCGGCTCGTACTCCTGCCGCCTGGTGGAGACGCTGCGGCAACGACACGGCTGGGCCTACACGCCGTCGACCTCGCTGCTCCACCAGCGACGAGCGAGCCTGCTGGTGGTCTCGGCCGACGTGCCCACAGAGGCCGCCGAGGCAGTACTCGACCTGGTGCGGGACGAGCTGCGCGGGCTCGCGGAGAATCCCGTCCGCGGCGAGGAACTCGAACGGGCCCGAGGGAAGACCCTGGGGGCGCACGCGTTGAGTCTGCGATCGGCCGCCCACGTGGCCGACGTGATGCTGACCCTCGCCGAACACGACCTCGAACTCGACGCCGTCGAACGGCGGGTACGAAAGCTGCATGCCGTCCGTGAGTCCGATATGGAATCGGTGGCACGGCGACTGTTCACCCCGGAACGGGCGACCGAGGTCGTGCTCGGCGACGCCGTCCTGCTGTACGCGAAGCTGAGCGCGTTCTATCCGGTCGTGCACCGATCGATGGAGTAG
- a CDS encoding NAD(P)/FAD-dependent oxidoreductase, with protein sequence MTKPLEPDADVVVVGAGPAGATAAAVLAARGYRVHVVGDAPGERRPVSEALPAGIHPLLEELGLRDRLTEVGAARSEHAVLDWGNGAEPWRSPVRGPEPYDHGYHVDTAEFAALLRERARERGAIVESAPVLEPLVVDGVVTGVAVRASNGRPRPITARFTVDASAERVVAGHFGALRSDPTLRFLVRRDRARPEESSAEPGVFHTEFSPETRTWRWVVPCRDHVETGRMWPTDEEPDPQAEVWTPRTAERLAGPGWLAVGDAAGTADPLFLSPAAVSVLAAHAASDALHAVLAGIADPARTVSGYESAYADTLAVTHRFAVFCLDAARRGCSELELARGITELLGSREVGPALSRTRAALEGRGPLFDCECPEGPLVAGVETLPWAARNH encoded by the coding sequence GTGACGAAGCCGCTCGAACCCGATGCCGACGTGGTGGTCGTCGGCGCCGGACCGGCGGGAGCGACGGCGGCCGCCGTGCTGGCGGCGCGCGGCTACCGCGTGCACGTGGTGGGTGACGCTCCGGGCGAACGGCGTCCCGTGTCGGAGGCCCTGCCCGCGGGAATCCATCCGTTGCTGGAGGAGCTGGGACTGCGTGACCGGCTCACGGAGGTCGGGGCCGCGCGCTCCGAACACGCCGTCCTGGACTGGGGCAACGGCGCGGAACCGTGGCGCAGTCCCGTCCGGGGACCCGAACCGTACGACCACGGGTACCACGTGGACACCGCGGAGTTCGCCGCGCTGCTACGCGAGCGAGCGCGGGAACGGGGAGCGATCGTCGAGTCGGCGCCCGTCCTGGAGCCCCTCGTCGTCGACGGTGTCGTCACGGGCGTGGCCGTGCGGGCGTCGAACGGACGGCCACGCCCCATCACGGCACGCTTCACCGTTGACGCGAGCGCGGAACGCGTGGTGGCGGGACATTTCGGAGCGCTCCGCTCCGATCCCACGTTGCGATTCCTCGTCCGGCGCGACCGGGCCCGGCCGGAGGAGAGCAGCGCGGAGCCGGGGGTCTTCCACACCGAGTTCAGCCCGGAGACCCGCACGTGGCGGTGGGTCGTCCCCTGCCGGGACCACGTCGAGACCGGTCGGATGTGGCCGACCGACGAGGAACCCGACCCGCAGGCCGAGGTGTGGACGCCCCGAACCGCGGAGCGGCTCGCCGGGCCGGGCTGGCTGGCGGTGGGAGACGCGGCCGGTACGGCCGATCCGCTGTTCCTCTCCCCGGCCGCCGTGTCGGTGTTGGCCGCCCACGCCGCCTCCGACGCGCTCCACGCGGTCCTCGCCGGGATCGCCGATCCGGCGCGGACCGTGTCCGGATACGAATCCGCCTACGCCGACACTCTCGCCGTCACGCACCGGTTCGCCGTTTTCTGCCTCGACGCCGCCCGGCGCGGATGCTCCGAACTGGAACTGGCGCGAGGGATCACCGAATTGCTCGGTTCCCGTGAGGTCGGACCGGCGTTGTCCCGAACTCGCGCCGCACTGGAGGGCCGGGGACCGCTGTTCGACTGCGAATGCCCGGAGGGGCCGCTCGTCGCGGGAGTGGAAACGCTGCCCTGGGCCGCTCGAAACCATTGA
- a CDS encoding alpha/beta fold hydrolase, translating into MSTALPDEEFGTVVRLDDGRRMYASLRGTPTEQAPTVVFESGLASPPQVWEWVRRALPADVPTLAYARAGSGWSDPGPRPRTVPRLSGDLHALLDAVEVTGPIVLVGHSFGGLVVRHFAGTHPDRVAGAVFVDALHPRELRRSANQRRGMAWLEQSLKLSALRASLGLARNRIDERFDALPGEAGRLARGQLCRAALWRAAVSELVWWKKSDPEKVEVGTFPDDVPLGVVISGESLRNDVAHRKLQQDLLAWSRRSFAVPVREAGHFDLVLDARWARVVADAVAAVLTALAETTGEAEPARASVTGDGEVSAVSEGAGDGR; encoded by the coding sequence ATGTCCACTGCGCTACCGGACGAGGAGTTCGGTACTGTCGTCCGACTCGACGACGGTCGGCGGATGTACGCGTCCCTGCGGGGAACCCCGACCGAACAGGCACCCACCGTGGTGTTCGAAAGCGGCCTGGCCTCCCCACCGCAGGTGTGGGAGTGGGTACGGCGAGCCCTGCCCGCCGACGTCCCCACCCTGGCGTACGCGCGAGCGGGCAGCGGCTGGAGCGATCCGGGACCCCGGCCCCGGACGGTGCCCCGCCTGTCCGGTGACCTTCACGCCCTGCTGGACGCCGTCGAGGTGACGGGTCCGATCGTGCTGGTGGGCCATTCGTTCGGCGGCCTCGTGGTCCGGCACTTCGCCGGGACGCACCCCGACCGCGTGGCCGGAGCGGTGTTCGTGGACGCGTTGCATCCCCGGGAATTGCGGCGCTCCGCCAACCAGCGGCGGGGAATGGCGTGGCTGGAACAGTCACTCAAGTTGTCGGCCCTACGCGCGAGCCTGGGGCTGGCGCGCAACCGGATCGACGAGCGCTTCGACGCGCTGCCCGGTGAGGCCGGACGGCTGGCCAGGGGCCAGCTCTGCCGAGCCGCCCTCTGGCGGGCGGCCGTGTCGGAGCTCGTCTGGTGGAAGAAGTCCGACCCCGAGAAGGTCGAGGTGGGTACTTTCCCCGACGACGTTCCGCTCGGTGTCGTGATCTCCGGAGAGTCGCTGCGCAACGACGTGGCGCACCGGAAACTGCAGCAGGACCTGCTGGCCTGGTCACGGCGTTCCTTCGCCGTGCCGGTACGCGAGGCGGGGCACTTCGACCTGGTGCTCGACGCACGCTGGGCGCGAGTCGTGGCGGACGCGGTCGCGGCGGTGCTGACGGCACTTGCGGAGACCACGGGGGAAGCCGAGCCGGCGAGGGCGTCGGTGACCGGTGACGGGGAAGTGTCCGCTGTTTCGGAAGGAGCCGGCGATGGCAGGTAA
- a CDS encoding M16 family metallopeptidase gives MASRSVSPVRDRLPNGLRVVVDPRPEVPVVGVAVVYGSGSRAERPGEAGLAHLVEHLMFRGSAHVAPGEHARLVERGGGVFNAVTRADDTVYHQVVPVGALEQVLFCEADRMRGLRLTPQSLHREVEVVDREIRDTVRDVPYGGFPRNALKAVLFDRFANAHDTYGDVEVLRALTVADVERFLHDHYTPRNAAVAVSGPVTVDQVRELVSDHFGDIPAGAAVPRPDLTEPVPDRPRHDTRYDPRAPFPAVAMGWRVPDPLGDPDAFLPYVVLAELLAGDGRAPLPRRLVRTEGVAVTVDAAVNLMGDPFGVRDPTGFHITVHFRPGVAVERVVAAIEEECRAVADTGPTPGERARVLGKLTARLSGRLDDVSARAVWAARFALQRNTPDLGGELLGGLAAVDDDAVRAAARAVSSRPHATVEVVTEPPSRTVTTAGAA, from the coding sequence GTGGCCAGCCGGTCCGTCTCACCGGTTCGTGACCGACTGCCGAACGGGCTGCGGGTCGTGGTGGACCCGCGGCCCGAGGTGCCCGTCGTCGGCGTCGCCGTGGTGTACGGCTCCGGAAGCCGGGCCGAGCGCCCCGGAGAAGCGGGGCTGGCCCACCTCGTCGAACACCTGATGTTCCGGGGCTCGGCCCACGTCGCGCCGGGGGAACACGCCCGGCTCGTGGAACGCGGCGGCGGGGTGTTCAACGCGGTCACCAGGGCCGACGACACGGTCTATCACCAGGTCGTGCCCGTCGGCGCGCTCGAACAGGTGTTGTTCTGCGAGGCGGACCGAATGCGCGGGCTGCGACTGACTCCGCAGTCGCTGCACCGGGAGGTCGAGGTCGTCGATCGCGAGATCCGCGACACGGTTCGTGACGTGCCCTACGGCGGTTTCCCGAGGAACGCGCTCAAGGCGGTGTTGTTCGACCGATTCGCCAACGCCCACGACACCTACGGCGACGTGGAGGTGCTCCGCGCGCTCACGGTGGCCGACGTCGAACGATTCCTCCACGACCACTACACCCCGCGCAACGCCGCCGTGGCGGTGTCGGGACCGGTCACCGTGGACCAGGTGAGGGAACTGGTGTCCGACCACTTCGGAGACATCCCGGCCGGGGCGGCCGTGCCGCGTCCCGACCTGACCGAACCGGTACCGGACCGGCCGCGACACGACACCCGGTACGACCCGCGCGCCCCCTTTCCCGCCGTCGCGATGGGCTGGCGGGTACCCGATCCCCTCGGCGACCCCGACGCCTTCCTGCCGTACGTGGTGTTGGCGGAGCTGCTCGCCGGGGACGGCCGGGCCCCGCTGCCCCGACGCCTGGTGCGTACCGAGGGCGTCGCGGTGACCGTCGACGCCGCCGTGAACCTCATGGGCGATCCGTTCGGCGTGCGCGACCCCACCGGTTTCCATATCACCGTCCACTTCCGACCCGGAGTCGCCGTCGAGCGAGTCGTGGCCGCCATCGAGGAGGAGTGCCGAGCGGTGGCGGACACCGGACCGACGCCGGGGGAGCGTGCTCGCGTGCTCGGCAAACTCACGGCAAGACTGTCCGGTCGCCTCGACGACGTCAGCGCGCGGGCCGTGTGGGCGGCGCGCTTCGCGCTCCAACGGAACACACCGGACCTCGGCGGGGAACTCCTCGGCGGACTTGCCGCGGTGGACGACGACGCCGTCCGGGCCGCCGCCCGCGCCGTGAGCTCGCGACCCCACGCCACGGTGGAAGTCGTCACCGAACCACCGTCCCGCACCGTGACCACGGCGGGGGCGGCGTGA
- a CDS encoding DUF5819 family protein, whose amino-acid sequence MAGKKARAALYAFFATWFGLTVAGQKLYRDDNKKSFWDRLYLVVADWRFFAPNPGIHDHHLLMRDKLSDGTLTEWTEIRTVEERTLRHAVWHPHRRAEKTVFDTAAELLRFIGQHGPMNGNADPTVQLSVPYLTLLAHVTTRRHHPDAVQTQFLIAVSGGYDEEDEPTMVFLSEFHALSPKHAELGRTNASASVSDTGRVP is encoded by the coding sequence ATGGCAGGTAAGAAGGCCAGGGCCGCACTGTACGCGTTCTTCGCCACGTGGTTCGGACTCACCGTGGCGGGGCAGAAGCTGTACCGCGACGACAACAAGAAGAGCTTCTGGGACAGGCTCTACCTGGTGGTCGCGGACTGGCGGTTCTTCGCGCCCAATCCGGGCATCCACGACCACCACCTCCTCATGCGGGACAAGCTGTCCGACGGAACGCTGACCGAGTGGACCGAGATCCGCACCGTCGAGGAACGCACCCTGCGCCACGCGGTGTGGCACCCGCACCGCAGGGCCGAGAAGACGGTGTTCGACACGGCGGCGGAGCTGCTACGGTTCATCGGACAGCACGGGCCGATGAACGGCAACGCCGACCCCACGGTGCAGTTGTCCGTGCCGTACCTGACGCTGTTGGCCCACGTCACCACCCGGCGCCATCACCCCGACGCCGTGCAGACGCAGTTCCTGATCGCCGTGTCCGGGGGATACGACGAGGAGGACGAGCCGACGATGGTCTTCCTCTCGGAGTTCCACGCGCTCTCGCCGAAACACGCGGAGCTCGGCCGGACGAACGCCTCCGCCTCGGTGTCCGACACCGGACGGGTGCCGTGA